A genomic region of Oenanthe melanoleuca isolate GR-GAL-2019-014 chromosome 25, OMel1.0, whole genome shotgun sequence contains the following coding sequences:
- the LOC130263126 gene encoding feather beta keratin-like, whose translation MSCYDLCRPCGPTPLANSCNEPCVRQCQDSRVIIEPSPVVVTLPGPILSSFPQNTAVGSSTSAAVGSILSESGVPINSGGFGLSGLSGLGGRYCGRRCLPC comes from the coding sequence atgTCCTGCTACGACCTGTGCCGGCCCTGCGGCCCCAccccgctggccaacagctgcaacgaGCCCTGTGTGCGGCAGTGCCAGGACTCGCGGGTCATCATCGAGCCCTCGCCCGTGGTGGTCACCCTGCCCGggcccatcctcagctccttcccccagaaCACCGCCGTGGGATCCTCCACCTCCGCCGCCGTGGGCAGCATCCTCAGCGAGTCCGGGGTCCCCATCAACTCGGGGGGCTTTGGGCTCTCGGGGCTCTCTGGCCTTGGTGGCCGCTACTGCGGCCGCAGGTGCCTGCCCTGCTAG
- the LOC130263164 gene encoding LOW QUALITY PROTEIN: feather keratin 1-like (The sequence of the model RefSeq protein was modified relative to this genomic sequence to represent the inferred CDS: deleted 1 base in 1 codon) encodes MSCYDLCRPCGPTPLANSCNEPCVRQCQDSRVVIQPSPVVVTLPGPILSSFPQNTAVGSSTSAAVGSILSEEGVPINSGGFGLSGLSGLGGRYCGRRCLPC; translated from the exons atgTCCTGCTACGACCTGTGCCGGCCCTGCGGCCCCAccccgctggccaacagctgcaacgaGCCCTGTGTGCGGCAGTGCCAGGACTCCCGCGTGGTCATCCAGCCCTCGCCCGTGGTGGTCACCCTGCCcggccccatcctcagctccttc ccccAGAACACCGCCGTGGGATCCTCCACCTCCGCCGCCGTGGGCAGCATCCTGAGTGAGGAGGGAGTGCCCATCAACTCGGGGGGCTTTGGGCTCTCGGGGCTCTCTGGCCTTGGTGGCCGCTACTGCGGCCGCAGGTGCCTGCCCTGCTAG